One Candidatus Hinthialibacter antarcticus genomic window carries:
- a CDS encoding UDP-N-acetylmuramoyl-L-alanyl-D-glutamate--2,6-diaminopimelate ligase has product MMIEGNELFQGVEVLDVRGDLPMTVDGLVCDSRLVKPGDAFVALRGDASDGHRFLADVAGRNAGVAVVEEYCDAVMPQVRVADSLASLPVLAANYYRHPAKQLNLFGVTGSNGKTTTTYLLEQIYQSMGEPIAVIGTIEYRYQDFHQDAQTTTPLPHEMQRVLREIADRGCARAAMEVSSHGLALHRVDGLQFHTAVFTNLSQDHLDFHHTMDDYRETKKRLFSEFLASDGTAVLNLDDETGRRFSDELKSIKQLNIAIERPAEIQALDLEIRLEGTRFTLRFPDGSFDLLTPLQGRHNVYNILCAVAAAYSQGVGSAHLAQCVEKLCAAPGRLEQVESAIGALVVVDYSHTPDALEKCLETLNAVPHQRILTVFGCGGDRDKTKRPQMGATALRMSDKAFVTSDNPRTEDPQAILNDIVAGMTGEGESIVIADRDQAIRAAVEELQPGDILLIAGKGHETYQILGREKIHFDDRETARKHLHDLGKGAA; this is encoded by the coding sequence ATGATGATTGAGGGAAACGAATTGTTTCAGGGCGTAGAGGTATTAGACGTTCGCGGCGATCTGCCGATGACGGTAGACGGCCTTGTATGCGACAGCCGCCTGGTGAAACCGGGCGACGCATTTGTCGCATTGCGGGGCGATGCGTCTGACGGTCACCGCTTTCTCGCTGACGTGGCCGGGCGTAACGCCGGGGTCGCGGTGGTCGAGGAGTATTGCGACGCCGTCATGCCCCAAGTGCGCGTGGCCGACTCGCTGGCGTCGCTGCCCGTTCTCGCCGCAAACTATTATCGTCACCCCGCAAAACAACTTAACCTCTTTGGCGTTACTGGTTCCAACGGAAAAACCACGACAACCTATTTGCTCGAACAAATCTATCAGTCGATGGGCGAACCCATCGCCGTGATTGGCACCATTGAATACCGCTATCAAGATTTTCACCAGGACGCGCAAACCACCACGCCGCTGCCGCATGAAATGCAACGCGTCTTGCGCGAGATCGCTGACCGGGGATGCGCACGCGCCGCGATGGAAGTTTCGTCGCACGGCCTCGCGCTGCACCGCGTCGATGGATTGCAATTCCATACCGCTGTTTTCACAAATCTCAGCCAGGACCATCTCGATTTCCATCATACGATGGATGACTATCGCGAGACCAAAAAACGCTTGTTCAGCGAATTTCTCGCTAGCGACGGGACGGCGGTTTTGAATCTGGATGATGAAACCGGGCGGCGTTTTTCTGATGAATTGAAATCCATCAAACAATTGAATATTGCCATAGAGCGCCCGGCTGAGATTCAGGCGCTTGATCTGGAAATCCGCCTCGAAGGAACGCGCTTTACTTTGCGGTTCCCGGATGGCTCGTTCGATTTGCTGACGCCGCTGCAAGGGCGCCACAATGTTTACAATATTTTATGTGCTGTTGCGGCGGCTTATAGCCAGGGCGTTGGTTCTGCTCATCTGGCGCAGTGCGTCGAAAAATTGTGCGCGGCGCCGGGGCGCTTAGAGCAAGTCGAAAGCGCAATCGGCGCTCTGGTGGTGGTCGATTATAGCCATACGCCGGATGCGCTAGAGAAATGCCTTGAGACGCTCAACGCCGTGCCCCATCAGCGCATTCTCACCGTGTTTGGCTGCGGCGGCGACCGCGATAAAACCAAGCGTCCGCAGATGGGCGCGACTGCGTTGCGCATGAGCGACAAGGCGTTTGTAACGTCTGATAATCCACGCACGGAAGATCCGCAAGCGATTCTAAACGACATCGTCGCGGGCATGACGGGCGAGGGCGAATCTATCGTCATTGCTGACCGCGACCAGGCGATTCGCGCGGCGGTGGAAGAGTTACAGCCAGGCGATATTTTGTTAATCGCTGGCAAAGGCCACGAAACCTATCAAATTCTCGGGCGCGAAAAAATTCACTTCGACGACCGCGAAACCGCCCGAAAGCATTTGCATGATCTTGGAAAGGGGGCGGCGTAA
- a CDS encoding penicillin-binding transpeptidase domain-containing protein, with translation MSQRIPAVRVFILMLAASVAFVGLMGRLYYLQIVRAEETKERSARARNYTEELPPARGRIVDRNKRPLAQGVWRYTVTADLTRMDDPRETLTQAGDALGLSTEQIESHLNAKVGLRGRQIQLDATQDTKNQLEAMKLPGIHFEKTDYRYYPEGALAGQLLGFTGRDNSGLEGLELSNDDWLQGSSKEIESKKDPRRKLLAEEDYTKYFTQGADAILTIDGYIQYVVERELQAVVEKYQAVQGYVVVMHAKSGEVLALANAPKFDPNHYDDYSELTRKNRAIANIFEPGSVVKPFVIAAAIEENKVTSDTMIFCENGSMSFPGRKPIRDDIHRFGLMSVHDVLVRSSNIGTVKIAQLMSEDWRGQAQVLFHYLTKFGFGEKSTYDLPGESKGQLRSPNQWHPASIGAVPYGQEFSTNALVLTTAYTALANRGLYRPAKFIRGYRGQDGLFIGRDSEEPRRVVSENTAEQIVRMLVDVTEDPEGTGDKVRIPGFHIAGKTGTAQKYDPETGGYGYGMHIASFCGFFPAEDPEVVIAVVIDDPHKAKYGGAVAGPVWKKIAEEIIAYWGISPTNQFDPLLEESQNKALARKEDGDGKAETFGVNRVLPAPIASSIDSQVSSMPNLVGMPLRDAYVQLRLIGLDAHIDGVGKVMWQDPPVGASLSARTAAEIRCEPALTDPTLREGAMLAAQR, from the coding sequence ATGTCACAACGGATTCCTGCTGTGCGCGTATTCATTCTCATGTTGGCGGCGAGCGTTGCGTTCGTCGGTCTGATGGGACGTCTGTACTACTTGCAGATTGTTCGCGCCGAAGAGACGAAAGAACGTAGTGCGCGGGCGCGGAATTATACCGAAGAGTTGCCCCCTGCGCGTGGGCGGATTGTTGATCGCAATAAACGCCCGCTCGCGCAGGGCGTTTGGCGTTATACCGTCACCGCTGATTTGACGCGCATGGACGATCCGCGCGAAACACTGACGCAAGCGGGCGATGCCCTGGGGCTTTCTACTGAACAAATTGAATCGCATTTGAACGCAAAAGTCGGGCTTCGAGGACGCCAGATTCAACTCGACGCGACTCAGGACACTAAAAACCAATTGGAAGCCATGAAACTGCCGGGCATCCATTTTGAAAAAACGGACTACCGCTATTACCCGGAAGGCGCGCTGGCGGGGCAACTGCTTGGTTTTACCGGACGAGACAATAGCGGCCTTGAAGGCTTAGAACTCAGTAACGACGACTGGCTTCAGGGTTCCAGCAAAGAAATTGAAAGCAAAAAAGACCCGCGCCGAAAGTTGTTAGCGGAAGAAGATTATACCAAATACTTTACGCAGGGCGCCGACGCGATCCTGACCATTGACGGTTATATTCAGTATGTTGTCGAACGCGAATTGCAAGCCGTCGTTGAAAAATACCAGGCGGTACAAGGATATGTGGTGGTGATGCACGCCAAGAGCGGCGAAGTGTTGGCGCTGGCCAATGCGCCGAAGTTTGATCCCAACCATTATGACGACTATTCAGAGTTGACGCGAAAAAACCGGGCGATTGCTAATATTTTTGAACCGGGGTCGGTGGTGAAGCCGTTTGTGATCGCCGCCGCGATTGAAGAAAACAAAGTCACCTCCGACACCATGATTTTTTGTGAGAACGGTTCGATGTCGTTCCCGGGGCGCAAACCGATTCGAGATGATATCCATCGTTTTGGATTGATGTCCGTGCATGACGTGTTGGTGCGTTCGAGCAACATCGGAACGGTGAAAATCGCGCAGCTGATGTCAGAAGATTGGCGCGGTCAGGCGCAGGTTCTTTTTCATTATTTAACAAAATTCGGTTTCGGTGAAAAGAGCACATACGACTTGCCCGGCGAAAGCAAAGGCCAACTTCGTTCTCCAAACCAGTGGCATCCAGCCTCGATTGGCGCTGTTCCGTATGGGCAAGAGTTTTCAACGAACGCGTTGGTTCTCACGACTGCATACACCGCGTTAGCCAATCGCGGGCTCTATCGCCCGGCGAAGTTTATTCGCGGTTATCGCGGTCAAGACGGGCTATTCATTGGGCGCGACTCAGAAGAACCTCGGCGCGTGGTGTCTGAAAACACGGCGGAACAAATTGTTCGCATGTTGGTCGATGTCACCGAAGACCCGGAAGGCACTGGCGACAAGGTCCGCATCCCCGGTTTTCATATCGCGGGCAAGACGGGCACCGCGCAAAAGTATGACCCCGAAACCGGCGGCTATGGCTATGGAATGCACATTGCGTCGTTCTGCGGTTTCTTTCCCGCTGAAGACCCCGAAGTGGTGATTGCTGTTGTGATCGACGACCCGCATAAGGCCAAATATGGCGGCGCGGTTGCGGGGCCGGTGTGGAAAAAAATCGCAGAAGAGATCATCGCCTATTGGGGCATTTCGCCAACCAATCAGTTTGATCCATTGCTGGAAGAGTCTCAGAACAAAGCGCTCGCCAGAAAAGAAGATGGCGATGGTAAGGCGGAAACCTTCGGCGTGAATCGCGTACTTCCCGCGCCGATTGCGAGTTCGATTGATTCTCAAGTAAGCAGTATGCCGAATTTGGTCGGGATGCCGCTGCGGGATGCGTATGTTCAATTGCGCCTTATCGGCTTAGACGCCCACATAGACGGCGTGGGCAAAGTGATGTGGCAAGACCCGCCCGTCGGGGCGTCGCTTTCAGCGCGCACTGCGGCGGAAATTCGTTGTGAACCGGCGTTGACCGACCCGACCTTGCGCGAGGGCGCGATGTTGGCGGCGCAACGCTAA
- the rsmH gene encoding 16S rRNA (cytosine(1402)-N(4))-methyltransferase RsmH yields MSEPAALHLPVMEREIVEFMPVLDEPLVVVDCTIGFGGHSAAMTQHFRAEDRLVGLDRDEDALAHCRKRFGDAPFQVTLIHSGFDHVDEMLEREGIQHAHYILFDIGFSSPQVDRAERGFSFIKDGPLDMRMDRTQPITAASILASWDDRALAELFKNYGDERFARKISKAIMRRRKEEPIETTQELADVVLNAIPKRYQHQEGIHPATRVFQALRIEVNDELDQLRKGLEGGLKRLARGGRLAVLSYHSLEHRIVKEWFRRFCGLVGPLPGPEQLAPAKKAPGRVLVRKAITPCAAEKSRNPRCRSAQLRVVEREA; encoded by the coding sequence ATGAGCGAACCTGCTGCGCTTCACCTTCCTGTGATGGAACGGGAGATTGTGGAGTTTATGCCTGTTTTAGACGAACCGTTGGTGGTCGTTGATTGCACCATCGGGTTTGGCGGGCATAGCGCGGCAATGACGCAACACTTTCGGGCCGAAGACCGCTTGGTCGGGCTTGATCGAGATGAAGACGCACTGGCGCATTGCCGCAAGCGATTTGGCGACGCGCCCTTTCAGGTCACGCTGATTCATAGCGGATTTGACCATGTAGATGAAATGCTGGAGCGGGAGGGAATACAACACGCTCATTACATCTTGTTCGACATTGGGTTTTCGTCGCCCCAAGTCGACCGCGCCGAACGCGGATTTAGTTTTATCAAGGACGGGCCCCTGGATATGCGGATGGACCGAACGCAACCAATCACCGCAGCGAGCATTCTTGCTTCATGGGACGACCGCGCCTTGGCTGAGTTGTTTAAAAACTACGGTGATGAACGCTTCGCCCGCAAAATTTCAAAAGCGATTATGCGGCGGCGTAAAGAAGAGCCGATTGAAACAACGCAGGAACTGGCCGATGTGGTGTTGAACGCGATTCCTAAACGTTATCAGCATCAAGAAGGCATTCACCCGGCGACGCGCGTCTTTCAGGCGCTGCGCATTGAGGTGAACGATGAATTGGACCAATTGCGTAAAGGGTTAGAGGGCGGTTTGAAGCGGTTGGCCAGAGGCGGACGCCTGGCCGTCTTGTCGTATCACTCCCTTGAACATCGCATTGTCAAAGAATGGTTCCGCCGGTTTTGTGGATTGGTGGGGCCGTTGCCCGGGCCGGAGCAACTGGCGCCAGCGAAAAAAGCGCCGGGGCGCGTGTTGGTCCGAAAAGCGATTACCCCCTGCGCGGCGGAAAAAAGCCGGAACCCGCGATGCCGAAGCGCGCAACTGCGGGTGGTGGAGCGTGAAGCATGA
- a CDS encoding DUF1499 domain-containing protein produces MKKINKKMYIYLAIFIVVTPLVLTFGAILLNQAHLSGPPGFGSRLKTYLTTNVAKTGQAPVFPELQTPVFDRPADALYQDALDAIEKEGWTLEESNQEALRIKAIVVTPLWRFRDDVEIQIEQIKPEQSSLTITSSSRIGRGDLGANAGHILCLVKLLKEQS; encoded by the coding sequence ATGAAAAAAATAAATAAAAAAATGTACATCTATCTCGCGATTTTTATTGTTGTCACGCCTCTTGTTCTTACTTTTGGCGCAATTCTATTAAACCAAGCCCACTTGTCAGGCCCTCCCGGCTTTGGTTCGCGCCTAAAAACCTACCTCACCACAAATGTCGCCAAGACCGGGCAGGCGCCCGTTTTCCCTGAGTTGCAAACGCCAGTCTTTGATCGTCCCGCAGATGCGCTTTATCAGGATGCGTTAGATGCGATTGAAAAAGAGGGCTGGACGCTTGAGGAAAGCAATCAGGAAGCGCTTCGCATCAAAGCAATCGTGGTCACGCCGCTTTGGCGATTTCGCGATGACGTCGAAATTCAAATCGAGCAAATAAAACCGGAACAATCGTCGCTTACGATAACCTCATCATCACGAATTGGCCGGGGAGACCTTGGCGCAAACGCTGGACATATATTATGTTTAGTCAAATTATTAAAGGAACAGAGTTAA